One window from the genome of Rhea pennata isolate bPtePen1 chromosome 16, bPtePen1.pri, whole genome shotgun sequence encodes:
- the FAM83D gene encoding protein FAM83D: protein MASASQCLEEGAGRRPPRSPEPYSEAQRLALEELVAGGPAALRAFLRRERLPPFLSEPEVQAIARGAVPPAAAEEGAGEASLDASSLTYFPERSDAEPPALELGWPGFASGAFRGLTRVEAHFQPGCGERRYGCKEAVRRQIRSAREVIALVMDSFTDIDIFGDLQEAYNNRKVPVYILLDQEFLPHFLEMCKNLGVCPEQESMLRVRTLTGNTYYTRSGAKIIGKVHEKFMLIDGIRVTTGSYSFTWTDGKLNSSNLLLLSGQVVEHFDLQFRILYAQSKPISPKWPSSCRNSGIFDHLVNKTELAKEYSMESSLRAEFARLSSTPKKLLREIDLAEGTPGGKPYNLGHSCIAEEEWFSDQEAVVEQKSISTQTGPWEEKPVTVCDAVTQTNVATVETGVQASVAAKITGTQTSVLLKTAVTQTKEGECAETPLLHRQQSKEGYSVLGKSVSNSSLRSLSSSSSQCSLASSTGSLSSLRSIEYSTSHRAEYFQKLHKERQFHYSTIRSKLSHMVDILSRRGRVPENYMSQYTGRCTLKQRRDLSASLRSLRDVSLFSLNK, encoded by the exons aTGGCCAGCGCGTCGCAGTGCCTGGAGGagggcgccgggcggcggccgccgcgctcgcccgaGCCGTACAGCGAGGCGCAGCGGCTGGCGCTGGAGGAGCTGGtggcgggcggccccgcggcgctgcgcgcctTCCTGCGGCGGGAGCGGCTGCCGCCGTTCCTGTCGGAGCCCGAGGTGCAGGCGATCGCGCGCGGCGCcgtgccgcccgccgccgccgaggaggGCGCGGGCGAGGCGTCGCTGGACGCCTCATCGCTCACCTACTTCCCCGAGCGCTCGgacgcggagccgccggcgctggagctgggctggccGGGCTTCGCCAGCGGCGCCTTCCGCGGGCTCACGCGGGTCGAGGCGCACTTCCAGCCGGGCTGCGGCGAGCGCCGCTACGGCTGCAAGGAGGCGGTGCGGCGGCAGATCCGCTCCGCCCGCGAG gtaATTGCACTTGTGATGGATTCCTTCACAGATATTGATATCTTTGGTGACCTCCAGGAAGCCTATAACAACCGTAAAGTCCCAGTCTATATCCTTCTTGACCAAGAGTTTCTACCCCATTTCTTGGAAATGTGTAAGAATTTAGGAGTTTGTCCTGAGCAGGAAAGT ATGCTGAGAGTTCGAACTCTCACTGGGAACACATACTACACGAGGTCAGGTGCCAAAATTATTGGGAAAGTCCATGAGAAGTTCATGTTAATCGATGGCATTAGAGTGACAACAGGCTCCTACAG TTTCACATGGACTGATGGGAAACTGAACAGCAGTAACTTGCTGCTACTGTCAGGTCAAGTGGTTGAACATTTTGATCTTCAGTTTAGAATTCTTTATGCCCAGTCGAAGCCTATCAGCCCTAAGTGGCCGTCAAGCTGCAGGAACAGTGGAATATTTGATCACCTAGTGAACAAAACAGAGTTGGCAAAAGAGTACAGTATGGAAAGCAgtctgagagcagaatttgcCAGACTGTCTAGTACTCCAAAGAAACTGTTGAGAGAAATAGATCTGGCTGAAGGCACTCCTGGAGGCAAACCTTATAACCTCGGACATTCCTGCATTGCTGAAGAGGAATGGTTCAGTGATCAAGAAGCCGTAGTGGAACAGAAGAGCATATCAACTCAAACTGGTCCATGGGAAGAGAAGCCTGTGACTGTGTGTGATGCTGTCACACAGACCAATGTTGCAACGGTAGAAACCGGCGTTCAGGCTTCTGTTGCTGCTAAAATAACAGGCACGCAAACTTCAGTTCTGTTGAAGACTGCGGTAACGCAGACAAAGGAAGGTGAGTGTGCAGAAACACCCCTGCTTCACAGACAGCAGTCAAAAGAAGGATACTCTGTACTTGGGAAGTCCGTATCAAATTCTAGTCTGCGATCACTGTCTTCATCATCATCCCAGTGCTCTCTAGCAAGCTCTACCGGTTCACTATCTTCTCTTCGGTCCATTGAGTATTCTACCAGTCACAGGGCAGAATATTTCCAAAAACTACATAAAGAGAGGCAATTTCACTACTCTACTATCAGATCGAAGCTTAGCCACATGGTGGATATCCTGTCCCGGAGGGGACGAGTGCCTGAAAACTACATGAGTCAATACACTGGTAGATGCACTCTAAAACAGAGGCGTGACCTCAGTGCCAGCCTACGTAGCCTCCGAGATGTTTCACTCTTCTCTCTGAATAAATGA